From a single Acidobacteriota bacterium genomic region:
- a CDS encoding GAF domain-containing protein: MATADDHFSRVFQTGFGWRGSPVNPRGIHLGWRGGMVVLLILSGAWILQVLGADGLKSSTTGATPISPSAAQTSLLPLNDLPPNGHPSIRTYTDKDGLPQNAIMGLVIDSKGYLWAGSQDGAAYYNGIAWKVVNMPNRTASNYVRAMEVAPDESIWFGTLGGGVSQLKNGLWTTYTVETGSLSSNRIRSLAIEAKPDSRYAVWVGTYDKGIMRFDQGKWTQFTVKNCPALKQVIGSLVVSQDPQGQQVVWAGTYGSGLVRFDGQSWQVFDSKNSGLSNDKIHSLLETRSPTGNRILWIGTLGGGLVRWDGTTWTSYTPQNSQLKSDEITSIIEIQGQSGESILWVSSYGGGISRLENGSWTTFTTENSALPDNNVVCLQNTRLPRHSRMIWVGTNGSGIVRLDDSAWISYDSLNSGLRNKKISSLLETQGPDGQPVYWFGSDGGGVTRFANGQWESFDTSNSGLPNNVVYWLAESRLFKDRPTILAATYGGGLARFDGQHWTAITMANSGLPSNIVNHFIEVTGPDGEPELWVGTSAGLVHFAHEKWTLYNQENSGIPTNFVYCVRQTRTPDGTTTIWVGTSGAGLGAFSNGKWTRYTTANSQLPNNAVLSLAGMTEPDGRMFLWVGTQGGGAARIDLLNPTNEWLILSDSSETVRLPSNVIHKILQDQQHRIYLFTNKGIARLTWQAATAESLAEYSLYTYTTEDGIPASLSTAAMIDRRGRIWAGTSSGAAYLDLNRELQDRTPKPLTIERFSANGLDLPITGSELTLQHDQNNLAFEFALLCYVHEDDVRFRVQLEGYDATPTGWIHDRKAIYTNLGAGTYTFKVIGRDVFGNITAPTTLKIIIQPAPWLTWWAFLGYFFLIGGTGIGLYQWRVSILRKRQEERLRDLRQLLESTRVINSNLDLNTVLQSIAEEAARLVKGEPGGIGLVTGQEIEYRHVWNRRAWETTAITLKVDEDYSGFVARKAQPLIVNDMSQVPEAYRSKLYLEKFKIRGLLEVPIVSRLGKVVGILDIRRPAGRAPFTEADAQLITSLANQAAVAIENAELYGVLEEKNLFISESMKELEEHYRREQEVTRTLQQLNVMKNNFMNVTAHEMRTPITVLNGLIEALLDNLFGAMTPEQLKNLQTCHRMVERMSSTIEKVQAMLRITQGEVHPQPVRLNISNLLQSILTEVREAVKFRNLNFVLDCPTTLELEADPRMIRISLFNLIQNAIKFTHDGGEVAIKADIVNDQIQITIQDTGIGLDPEVLKSVFDWFYAGPDASNHRSGKFEFSARGLGLGLAIVKSYVEAHQGKVWAESAGMGQGSCFFLSFPLPLPTETRTGTFERVVNQSE; the protein is encoded by the coding sequence ATGGCCACTGCTGACGACCATTTTTCCCGGGTCTTTCAAACTGGTTTCGGCTGGAGGGGGTCGCCTGTCAATCCCAGAGGGATCCATCTGGGCTGGCGGGGTGGGATGGTTGTGCTTTTGATTTTGAGTGGGGCCTGGATCCTTCAAGTTCTGGGGGCCGATGGCCTCAAATCGTCAACCACGGGGGCAACGCCCATTTCACCTTCCGCGGCCCAGACTTCCCTGTTACCTCTCAATGACCTGCCTCCCAACGGCCATCCTTCAATTCGCACCTACACTGACAAAGATGGACTCCCGCAAAACGCGATTATGGGTTTGGTGATTGACTCCAAAGGGTATCTCTGGGCTGGCTCCCAGGATGGCGCGGCATATTACAACGGGATTGCATGGAAAGTTGTCAATATGCCCAATCGAACCGCCTCAAATTATGTCCGGGCTATGGAGGTGGCACCCGACGAAAGTATCTGGTTTGGCACCCTTGGGGGTGGGGTTTCACAATTAAAAAACGGACTTTGGACGACTTACACGGTTGAAACCGGAAGCCTTTCCAGCAACCGGATTCGCAGTTTGGCGATTGAAGCCAAACCTGATAGCCGTTACGCCGTTTGGGTGGGAACCTACGACAAAGGAATTATGCGGTTTGACCAGGGAAAATGGACTCAATTTACCGTGAAAAACTGCCCCGCGCTCAAGCAGGTCATTGGCAGTCTGGTGGTTTCCCAGGATCCGCAGGGACAGCAAGTTGTCTGGGCTGGAACCTACGGGAGCGGGTTGGTTCGCTTCGACGGTCAATCCTGGCAGGTTTTTGACTCCAAAAATTCCGGTCTCTCCAATGATAAAATCCACAGTCTGCTGGAAACCCGCAGCCCAACCGGCAACCGGATTTTGTGGATCGGGACGCTGGGCGGAGGACTGGTTCGGTGGGATGGCACCACCTGGACGAGTTATACACCCCAAAATTCACAACTGAAATCCGATGAAATCACTTCAATCATTGAAATCCAGGGCCAATCAGGTGAATCAATTTTATGGGTGAGCAGTTATGGCGGCGGCATTTCACGGCTCGAAAACGGTTCCTGGACGACCTTTACCACTGAAAACTCGGCGTTGCCCGATAACAATGTCGTTTGCCTTCAAAACACCCGCTTGCCTCGCCATTCCCGGATGATCTGGGTTGGAACCAATGGAAGCGGGATCGTCAGACTCGACGACAGTGCCTGGATTTCATATGACAGTTTGAACTCCGGCTTGCGCAATAAAAAGATTTCCAGCTTGCTTGAAACACAAGGTCCAGATGGTCAGCCTGTGTACTGGTTTGGATCAGACGGGGGAGGAGTTACGCGATTTGCCAATGGCCAGTGGGAGTCATTTGACACCTCAAATTCCGGCCTTCCCAACAATGTGGTGTATTGGCTGGCCGAATCGCGCCTGTTCAAAGATCGCCCAACAATCCTGGCGGCAACCTACGGAGGTGGGTTGGCCCGGTTTGACGGCCAGCACTGGACGGCCATTACGATGGCCAACTCTGGCCTTCCCAGCAACATTGTGAATCATTTTATCGAAGTCACCGGCCCGGATGGTGAACCTGAATTATGGGTGGGAACTTCAGCCGGGCTGGTACATTTCGCCCATGAAAAATGGACCCTGTACAACCAGGAAAACTCTGGGATTCCGACCAATTTTGTCTACTGTGTTCGTCAGACCCGGACTCCTGACGGGACAACGACGATTTGGGTTGGGACCAGCGGGGCCGGATTAGGCGCCTTTTCCAATGGGAAATGGACTCGATACACCACGGCAAATTCGCAACTCCCCAATAATGCCGTGCTGAGTCTGGCTGGAATGACCGAACCCGATGGCCGGATGTTTCTTTGGGTGGGAACACAGGGTGGCGGTGCCGCCCGGATTGACCTGCTCAACCCCACCAATGAATGGCTGATTTTATCCGATAGTTCCGAGACCGTTCGGTTGCCGAGCAATGTCATTCATAAGATTCTGCAAGACCAGCAACACCGGATTTATTTATTTACCAACAAAGGAATTGCCCGTTTAACGTGGCAGGCGGCCACCGCCGAGAGTTTGGCGGAATATTCGCTCTATACCTACACCACGGAAGATGGAATCCCCGCCAGCCTGTCAACGGCAGCCATGATTGATCGGAGGGGAAGAATTTGGGCCGGGACCAGTTCCGGCGCCGCTTATTTAGATCTGAATCGCGAACTTCAGGATCGGACCCCCAAACCATTGACCATTGAACGCTTTTCCGCCAATGGACTTGACCTTCCAATCACCGGCTCTGAACTGACGCTTCAGCATGACCAAAACAATCTGGCCTTTGAATTTGCGCTCCTGTGCTATGTGCACGAAGACGATGTTCGATTCCGAGTTCAACTCGAAGGCTATGACGCCACTCCCACCGGCTGGATTCATGATCGAAAGGCGATTTACACCAACCTGGGCGCGGGCACGTATACTTTTAAGGTGATTGGACGGGATGTATTTGGAAACATCACGGCGCCCACCACGCTTAAAATTATCATTCAACCCGCCCCCTGGCTGACCTGGTGGGCGTTTCTTGGGTATTTTTTCCTGATCGGGGGCACGGGAATCGGGTTGTACCAGTGGCGGGTCAGCATCTTGCGCAAACGTCAGGAGGAGCGGCTCCGAGATTTGCGCCAGCTCCTTGAAAGCACGCGGGTTATCAACTCAAATCTGGATTTGAATACTGTTTTGCAAAGTATCGCTGAAGAAGCTGCCCGGCTTGTGAAAGGTGAACCAGGTGGCATTGGGTTGGTCACGGGTCAGGAAATTGAGTACCGCCATGTCTGGAATCGAAGGGCCTGGGAAACCACCGCGATTACCCTGAAAGTGGACGAGGACTATTCTGGCTTTGTGGCTCGGAAAGCCCAACCGCTGATCGTCAATGACATGTCGCAAGTTCCCGAAGCCTATCGATCCAAACTGTACCTGGAAAAATTTAAGATTCGGGGATTGCTCGAGGTCCCAATTGTCTCACGGCTGGGGAAAGTGGTCGGAATTCTCGATATTCGACGCCCGGCTGGTCGTGCCCCGTTTACCGAAGCCGATGCTCAATTGATTACTTCGCTGGCCAATCAAGCGGCTGTCGCCATCGAAAACGCCGAACTCTATGGGGTGCTGGAAGAAAAAAACCTGTTTATCAGTGAGTCAATGAAAGAGTTGGAAGAGCACTATCGCCGTGAACAGGAGGTCACTCGAACCCTGCAGCAGCTCAACGTCATGAAAAATAATTTCATGAATGTGACAGCTCACGAAATGCGGACTCCAATCACGGTTCTCAACGGGCTGATCGAAGCTCTCCTGGACAATTTGTTTGGAGCAATGACTCCGGAACAATTGAAAAATCTTCAGACCTGCCACCGCATGGTTGAGCGGATGTCGAGTACCATCGAAAAAGTCCAGGCCATGCTGAGAATCACCCAGGGAGAGGTACATCCCCAGCCTGTCCGATTGAATATTTCCAACTTGCTCCAGTCAATCCTGACTGAGGTTCGGGAAGCCGTAAAATTCCGGAATTTGAACTTTGTGCTGGATTGTCCGACGACGCTCGAACTTGAAGCTGATCCCCGAATGATTCGGATTTCCCTGTTTAATCTCATCCAGAATGCCATTAAGTTTACCCACGATGGCGGCGAAGTCGCGATCAAGGCCGACATCGTCAACGACCAGATCCAGATCACGATCCAGGACACAGGCATCGGGCTGGACCCGGAGGTGCTCAAGTCAGTCTTTGACTGGTTTTATGCCGGTCCTGATGCCTCAAACCATCGTAGCGGCAAGTTTGAGTTCTCGGCCCGTGGACTCGGATTGGGATTGGCGATTGTGAAAAGTTATGTCGAAGCCCATCAGGGCAAAGTCTGGGCCGAATCAGCCGGGATGGGTCAGGGAAGCTGCTTTTTCCTGTCGTTCCCGCTCCCACTTCCGACTGAAACCAGAACCGGTACATTTGAGCGAGTTGTGAATCAGAGCGAGTAG